In Haloplanus rubicundus, one DNA window encodes the following:
- a CDS encoding serine hydroxymethyltransferase: MDYSHVRATDPAVADAISAETERQRTTLSMIASENHASEAVIEAQGSSLTNKYAEGYPGERYYAGCRYADAVEELAIERAKELWGAEHVNVQPHSGSQANMAVYLATLDPGDRILSLELEHGGHLSHGHPANFAGQLFDVEHYRVDPETGYLDYEALADTADSFDPDAIVSGFSAYPRQVDWERIDAVADAVDAIHVADIAHITGLVAAGVHPSPVGVADFVTGSTHKTIRAGRGGIIMCGAEHADAVDNAVFPGVQGGPLMHNVAGKAVGFGEALDDSFTAYAEQVVDNAHALGERLADHGLSLVSGGTDTHLVLVDLRESHPNLSGGDAEDALDETGIVLNGNTVPGETRSPFDPSGIRAGTAALTTRGFEEEAIREVGDLIARVLDAPADDAVLDDVSDRVDELCAAHPLYE, encoded by the coding sequence ATGGACTACAGTCACGTCCGAGCGACCGATCCGGCGGTCGCGGACGCGATCTCCGCCGAGACCGAGCGCCAGCGAACCACGCTATCGATGATCGCCTCGGAGAACCACGCGAGCGAGGCCGTGATCGAGGCCCAGGGAAGTAGCCTCACCAACAAGTACGCCGAGGGTTACCCCGGCGAGCGCTACTACGCCGGCTGTCGGTACGCCGACGCCGTCGAGGAGCTGGCAATCGAACGCGCCAAGGAACTCTGGGGCGCCGAGCACGTCAACGTCCAGCCCCACAGCGGCTCGCAGGCGAACATGGCGGTGTACCTCGCGACCCTCGATCCCGGCGACCGCATCCTCTCGCTCGAACTCGAACACGGCGGTCACCTGAGCCACGGCCACCCCGCCAACTTCGCCGGGCAGCTGTTCGACGTGGAACACTACCGCGTCGACCCGGAGACGGGGTATCTCGACTACGAGGCGCTGGCCGACACCGCGGACTCCTTCGACCCCGACGCTATCGTCTCCGGCTTCTCCGCCTATCCGCGGCAGGTCGACTGGGAGCGCATCGACGCCGTCGCCGACGCCGTCGACGCCATCCACGTCGCCGACATCGCCCACATCACCGGCCTCGTCGCCGCGGGCGTCCACCCCTCGCCCGTCGGTGTCGCGGACTTCGTCACCGGGAGCACGCACAAGACCATCCGCGCCGGCCGCGGCGGGATCATCATGTGCGGGGCGGAACACGCCGACGCCGTCGACAACGCCGTCTTCCCCGGGGTACAGGGCGGGCCCCTCATGCACAACGTCGCCGGCAAGGCGGTTGGATTCGGCGAGGCGCTCGACGACTCCTTCACCGCATACGCCGAGCAGGTGGTCGACAACGCCCACGCGCTGGGCGAGCGACTCGCCGACCACGGCCTCTCTCTGGTCTCCGGGGGCACCGACACTCACCTCGTCCTCGTCGACCTGCGCGAGTCGCATCCGAACCTCTCGGGCGGCGACGCGGAGGACGCCCTCGACGAGACGGGTATCGTCCTCAACGGCAACACGGTGCCGGGGGAGACGCGCTCGCCGTTCGACCCCAGCGGCATCCGCGCCGGAACGGCGGCGCTCACCACCCGCGGCTTCGAGGAGGAGGCCATCCGCGAGGTGGGCGATCTGATCGCGCGCGTCCTCGACGCGCCCGCGGACGACGCCGTCCTCGACGACGTGAGCGACCGGGTAGACGAACTGTGTGCGGCCCACCCGCTGTACGAGTAA
- a CDS encoding DUF63 family protein, with protein sequence MATVAERLDVEPLQLWTGSVLALLVALIGGSLLFPRTVYDGFVWHFFWGPVQADANSAFCAIREGGATRYLYESAACSAAPEPVAYPGYTLVSEVGYVVILLVALSGLVFLLRALDLGTDRELFFSLLPFVFFGGALRVVEDVTDAAADPLIDYPLNTLLISPVIYFTVFGVTLAAVVASVALARRNVVGDYTRPLLASGVVVLVATLLFLLWSAVAPDGPGTFYPQVIVVILAGSTISAAGTWWLIERFAPAVNAGTGRMGFVVIWGHAVDGVANIVGLDWMVALGAGPNLVPKHPVNRAIVEITGSTLPASVLAVTGDTWPFLVVKLVAATVVVWLFDAQIFDENPRYAILLMIAILAVGLGPGTRDMLRATFGV encoded by the coding sequence ATGGCCACGGTCGCGGAACGCCTCGACGTCGAACCGCTGCAGCTCTGGACCGGGTCGGTCCTCGCGCTTCTCGTCGCCCTGATCGGCGGGTCGCTCCTGTTCCCGCGTACCGTCTACGACGGGTTCGTCTGGCACTTCTTCTGGGGACCGGTGCAGGCCGACGCCAACAGCGCCTTCTGTGCGATCCGTGAGGGCGGCGCCACCCGCTATCTCTACGAGTCCGCGGCGTGTTCGGCCGCGCCGGAGCCGGTCGCCTACCCCGGCTACACGCTCGTCTCCGAGGTGGGGTACGTCGTCATCCTGCTCGTCGCCCTCTCCGGTCTCGTCTTCCTCCTCCGCGCCCTCGATCTCGGCACCGACCGCGAACTCTTCTTCTCCCTCCTGCCGTTCGTCTTCTTCGGCGGCGCGCTCCGCGTCGTCGAGGACGTGACCGACGCCGCCGCCGATCCGCTGATCGACTACCCGCTCAACACGCTGCTCATCAGCCCGGTCATCTACTTCACCGTCTTCGGCGTGACCCTCGCCGCCGTCGTCGCGAGCGTCGCACTGGCCCGCCGGAACGTCGTCGGTGACTACACCCGACCGCTCCTCGCGTCCGGCGTCGTCGTCCTCGTGGCGACCCTCCTCTTCCTGCTCTGGAGCGCCGTCGCCCCCGACGGTCCGGGCACCTTCTACCCGCAGGTGATCGTCGTCATCCTCGCGGGGTCGACGATCTCGGCCGCCGGGACGTGGTGGCTGATCGAGCGCTTCGCCCCGGCGGTCAACGCCGGCACCGGTCGCATGGGCTTCGTCGTCATCTGGGGCCACGCCGTCGACGGCGTCGCCAACATCGTCGGTCTCGACTGGATGGTCGCGCTCGGCGCCGGGCCGAACCTCGTCCCCAAACACCCCGTCAATCGGGCCATCGTCGAGATTACGGGATCGACGCTACCCGCGTCCGTCCTCGCCGTCACCGGCGACACCTGGCCGTTCCTCGTCGTGAAACTCGTCGCCGCCACCGTCGTCGTCTGGCTGTTCGACGCACAGATCTTCGACGAGAACCCGCGGTACGCCATCTTGCTCATGATCGCCATCCTCGCCGTGGGGCTGGGGCCGGGCACCCGCGACATGTTGCGGGCGACCTTCGGCGTGTAG
- a CDS encoding zinc ribbon domain-containing protein, with protein MSDEQGTCGRCEETIPTDVDRCPLCGYRPGPRNRRATRLAEYALVGVVVASVVVFVGGVAASAFDLPVGDLTRIAIVTPYTAGISGFFAYYLHRKRRATPTDDDTFG; from the coding sequence ATGTCGGACGAACAAGGTACCTGCGGTCGCTGCGAGGAGACGATTCCCACCGACGTGGATCGGTGCCCGCTCTGTGGCTACCGTCCCGGCCCCCGGAATCGGCGTGCGACACGCCTCGCCGAGTACGCCCTCGTCGGCGTCGTCGTCGCTTCCGTGGTCGTCTTCGTCGGCGGCGTCGCCGCCTCGGCGTTCGATCTGCCGGTCGGCGACCTCACCCGCATCGCCATCGTGACCCCGTACACCGCCGGCATCTCGGGGTTTTTCGCGTACTACCTCCACCGAAAGCGTCGGGCGACGCCGACCGACGACGACACGTTCGGGTGA
- a CDS encoding outer membrane protein assembly factor BamB family protein: MPSITRRTLLRTLAVGAAAGVAGCSSSCPDSDPPEPSVVVDGTAGSGFETLPGGSWPQPRFDAGNTGHAPVRPPTDSPTLRWRTTLSAPPVDGAGAAASSPTVADGRVYVTTAEGAFALSLRDGSERWHHETTPATTDPTVGYDDELAPPVVADGRVYLATADGVVALHADDGTVAWRATDAAATGVPAVHGDGLLAPTTDGLAELDARDGSRRWVADVEATLPAVADGTVVAGGEETVALDAASGDREWSASARAEFHPVVADDTVFLGTYSQLVGLALDDGRERWAVDRGGGRTFSAPVVTPETVYTVERPSEAADATFAFDRDGDGSPEPRWCSYVAEGSVTAAAGGHAFALQSGAADPQLVAFTERFGEATWGYAAADRTVPPAVLDDGVVTVTRRGTVAAVGGA; the protein is encoded by the coding sequence ATGCCCTCCATCACTCGCAGGACGCTCCTCCGAACGCTCGCGGTCGGCGCGGCCGCCGGCGTCGCCGGGTGTTCGTCGTCGTGCCCCGACAGCGACCCGCCGGAGCCGTCGGTCGTCGTCGACGGGACCGCCGGATCGGGATTCGAGACGCTCCCCGGTGGCTCGTGGCCCCAACCCCGCTTCGATGCCGGTAACACGGGCCACGCCCCCGTCCGACCGCCGACCGACTCGCCGACCCTCCGCTGGCGAACGACGCTCTCCGCCCCGCCCGTCGACGGCGCCGGCGCCGCCGCGAGTTCGCCGACGGTCGCCGACGGACGGGTGTACGTGACGACCGCGGAGGGAGCCTTCGCGCTCTCCCTCCGGGACGGGTCGGAGCGCTGGCACCACGAAACGACGCCGGCGACGACCGATCCGACGGTCGGCTACGACGACGAACTCGCCCCACCCGTCGTCGCGGACGGCCGGGTGTATCTGGCGACGGCCGACGGCGTCGTCGCCCTGCACGCCGACGACGGTACCGTCGCGTGGCGGGCCACGGACGCGGCCGCGACGGGCGTGCCGGCTGTCCACGGGGACGGACTCCTCGCTCCGACGACGGACGGCCTCGCCGAACTCGACGCCCGCGACGGGAGTCGACGCTGGGTCGCCGACGTCGAGGCCACCCTGCCCGCCGTGGCCGACGGGACCGTCGTCGCGGGCGGCGAGGAGACGGTGGCGCTGGACGCCGCGTCCGGCGACCGGGAGTGGTCGGCGTCGGCGCGCGCCGAGTTCCACCCCGTCGTCGCCGACGACACCGTCTTCCTCGGGACGTACAGCCAACTCGTCGGGCTCGCCCTCGACGACGGCCGGGAGCGGTGGGCGGTCGACCGCGGCGGCGGGCGGACCTTCTCCGCGCCGGTGGTCACGCCCGAGACGGTCTACACGGTCGAACGCCCGTCCGAGGCGGCCGACGCGACGTTCGCCTTCGACCGCGACGGCGACGGGTCGCCGGAGCCGCGGTGGTGTTCGTACGTCGCAGAGGGGTCGGTCACGGCCGCGGCCGGCGGCCACGCGTTCGCGCTCCAGTCCGGCGCCGCCGACCCGCAACTGGTCGCGTTCACCGAACGCTTCGGCGAGGCGACGTGGGGCTACGCGGCCGCGGATCGGACGGTGCCGCCGGCGGTCCTCGACGACGGCGTCGTCACCGTCACCCGCCGCGGTACCGTCGCCGCCGTCGGAGGTGCCTGA
- a CDS encoding SRPBCC family protein translates to MVRIEDEIHVAVDPETAFDYMDVPEHQAEISPSLSAVETVAELPNGGKRATYTYRMAGVPLDGEVEATVYDPPRRIVFEMTGGIEGTIEWTFSPEDDGVRVGYAAEYDLPIPVLDRLAAPFVRKYNERELRTTLQNLKTRLET, encoded by the coding sequence ATGGTCCGCATCGAGGACGAAATCCACGTCGCCGTCGATCCGGAGACGGCGTTCGACTACATGGACGTGCCCGAACACCAAGCCGAAATCTCGCCCAGCCTCTCGGCCGTCGAAACCGTCGCGGAACTGCCGAACGGCGGCAAGCGCGCCACCTACACCTACCGGATGGCCGGCGTTCCGCTCGACGGCGAGGTGGAAGCGACCGTCTACGACCCGCCCCGACGAATCGTCTTCGAGATGACCGGCGGTATCGAGGGTACCATCGAGTGGACCTTCTCTCCGGAGGACGACGGCGTCAGGGTGGGCTACGCGGCCGAGTACGACCTCCCCATCCCCGTCCTCGACCGGCTGGCGGCGCCGTTCGTCCGCAAGTACAACGAGCGCGAACTGCGGACGACGCTCCAGAACCTGAAGACGCGGCTCGAAACCTGA
- the tbsP gene encoding transcriptional regulator TbsP — translation MVDGVNLHGESFEEVLETVFESTDALLLVDPTGGMVEALTTVTSTVANPPSVRILTEAAVLKDVMDDFVVASNAADHIESGTLSVRTGTAAANALVLTDEAVWALVGADDHVAALGTDADDFVAAAGDTYETQWERAESFNLRTPPLSLVRETLGEDIGQDTRADFDATLEALQSARDATGEFDEVTLTLLVAARNDVLLYDISKWGEDVGIASKATFSRTKTTLEEEGLIRTEKVPIDVGRPRLRLKLNEDRFEEATPAELAAVTLNHA, via the coding sequence ATGGTCGACGGGGTGAACCTGCACGGAGAGAGCTTCGAGGAGGTACTGGAGACGGTGTTCGAGTCGACCGACGCGCTGTTGCTGGTCGATCCGACCGGGGGAATGGTCGAGGCGCTCACGACGGTCACGTCGACGGTGGCGAACCCGCCGTCGGTCCGGATTCTGACCGAGGCGGCGGTGTTGAAAGACGTGATGGACGACTTCGTCGTGGCGAGCAACGCCGCCGACCACATCGAGTCGGGAACGCTCTCCGTGCGAACGGGAACGGCCGCCGCCAACGCGCTCGTACTCACCGACGAGGCTGTGTGGGCGCTGGTCGGGGCCGACGACCACGTCGCCGCGCTCGGAACCGACGCGGACGACTTCGTCGCCGCCGCCGGCGACACCTACGAGACCCAGTGGGAGCGAGCGGAGTCGTTCAACCTCCGGACGCCACCCCTGTCGCTGGTCCGCGAGACGCTCGGCGAGGACATCGGGCAGGACACCCGGGCCGACTTCGACGCCACGCTCGAAGCGCTCCAGTCCGCCCGCGATGCCACCGGCGAGTTCGACGAGGTGACGCTCACGCTCCTCGTCGCCGCCCGCAACGACGTGCTCCTGTACGACATCAGCAAGTGGGGCGAGGACGTGGGCATCGCGAGCAAGGCCACGTTCTCGCGGACCAAGACCACCCTCGAGGAGGAGGGACTCATCCGGACGGAGAAGGTTCCCATCGACGTGGGTCGACCCCGCCTGCGGCTGAAACTCAACGAGGACCGATTCGAGGAGGCGACGCCCGCCGAACTCGCCGCGGTGACGCTCAACCACGCCTGA
- a CDS encoding tubulin/FtsZ family protein, whose amino-acid sequence MKLATIGVGNAGSKLVDRMVEFESETNRNLCRHVHAINTARTDLAKPEYIPEEQRVLVGDTNQKSKGHGVGGDVEIGAEVMSGDIDELRRAFDDIEIHNVDAILVAAGLGGGTGSGGGPVVIDALQEMYDEPVYALGVLPGEYEGGRPALNAARSLQSFVNKTDNFIGFDNDAWRARDQTIEEGYEEMNRELAARIVTLLAAGETDDSEVAENAMDSSDIIRTLNTDGVSSIGYAATAVDAGPEGLLDRWGGSGKDEDPLDDASQATKIKALVRRATNSRLTLPCEVSSAERVLVVLSGPPGEFSRKGIESARQWLEQEAQTVEVLVGDDPRERSSQLAAAVLLSNVSDAPRIDAIQNQAVDAQEQIAQQRAEREDKINDLITDENDDLDPVV is encoded by the coding sequence ATGAAACTCGCTACAATCGGTGTCGGCAACGCTGGAAGCAAGCTCGTAGACCGAATGGTCGAGTTCGAATCCGAGACCAATCGGAACCTCTGTCGACACGTCCACGCGATCAACACCGCGCGAACGGACCTCGCCAAGCCCGAGTATATCCCCGAAGAGCAGCGGGTGCTGGTCGGCGACACGAACCAGAAGTCGAAAGGGCACGGCGTCGGCGGCGACGTCGAAATCGGTGCCGAGGTCATGTCCGGCGATATCGACGAGCTCCGTCGGGCCTTCGACGACATCGAGATTCACAACGTCGACGCGATTCTCGTCGCGGCCGGCCTCGGTGGCGGTACCGGAAGCGGCGGTGGCCCCGTGGTTATCGACGCCCTCCAAGAGATGTACGACGAACCGGTGTACGCCCTCGGCGTCCTCCCCGGCGAGTACGAGGGTGGCCGCCCGGCGCTGAACGCCGCCCGGTCCCTCCAGTCGTTCGTCAACAAGACGGACAACTTCATCGGCTTCGACAACGACGCTTGGCGCGCTCGTGATCAGACGATCGAGGAAGGCTACGAGGAGATGAACCGCGAACTGGCCGCCCGGATCGTGACGCTGCTGGCGGCCGGCGAAACCGACGACTCGGAGGTCGCGGAGAACGCGATGGACTCCAGTGACATCATCCGCACGCTCAACACCGACGGGGTCTCCTCGATCGGCTACGCCGCCACCGCGGTCGACGCGGGGCCCGAGGGCCTCCTCGACCGGTGGGGCGGCAGCGGCAAGGACGAGGACCCCCTCGACGACGCCAGCCAGGCGACGAAGATCAAGGCGCTCGTCCGCCGGGCGACCAACTCCCGGCTGACGCTGCCCTGTGAGGTATCGAGCGCCGAGCGGGTGCTCGTCGTCCTCTCGGGACCGCCGGGCGAGTTCTCCCGGAAGGGCATCGAGAGTGCCCGCCAGTGGCTCGAACAGGAAGCCCAGACGGTCGAGGTGCTCGTCGGTGACGATCCGCGCGAGCGCTCGTCGCAACTCGCCGCGGCGGTGCTCCTCTCGAACGTCTCGGACGCCCCGCGGATCGATGCGATCCAGAATCAGGCCGTCGACGCCCAGGAACAGATCGCTCAGCAGCGGGCCGAGCGCGAGGACAAGATCAACGACCTGATCACGGACGAAAACGACGACCTCGACCCCGTCGTCTGA
- a CDS encoding DUF7553 family protein, with the protein MNKHFEDALYYIGRAGEHAKEGVVEELGPLEERFRELTGKEEEPEPSRLEKLQDELKELEARAEGETKTAIADARERIRRYRSGDAAE; encoded by the coding sequence ATGAACAAGCACTTCGAGGATGCACTGTACTACATCGGGCGAGCGGGCGAGCACGCGAAGGAAGGTGTCGTGGAGGAACTCGGTCCGCTGGAGGAGCGCTTCCGCGAACTCACCGGGAAAGAAGAGGAGCCGGAGCCGTCCCGCCTGGAGAAGTTGCAGGACGAACTCAAGGAACTGGAGGCTCGCGCCGAGGGCGAGACGAAGACGGCCATCGCGGACGCTCGGGAACGAATCCGGCGCTACCGCAGCGGCGACGCGGCGGAGTAA
- a CDS encoding YcaO-like family protein — MQIGIAGSGPAAESVRAALDDVDATAAAVPPDGLDSYSLGVVIAPAGAPAFEAADAAATRWLAVEIGGLGGVAIPDLDATVTVFADGVGYRDLRERVAAAEVEGSGDPTGSRSAVRLAGAVAGHRLVSLLSGADLAGTVVEVPGGERRVFAVPRAENRDRGLRRTHRDATLDDALARAERAVDDRVGLLTQVGERESFPAPYYLASTSDTSVFSDARAAALTAGVDDDWDRAFVKALGEGLERYCAGVYREAEFADAPPAATTVEGREAISPTTFVRPDDRDAGADPIPWVPGEDLATGDAVALPAEFVHYPPPAERYRPPITTGLGLGSSGVEAILSGLYEVIERDATMLAWYSTYEPLGLAVDDEGFSALVDRARAERLSVTPLLVTADVDVPVVAVAVHREGEWPRFAVGSGADLDAAAAARSALAEALQNWMELRAMGPEEANGEEGAIGHYADLPAAAEAFLGVDGEVPASTVGPDPVPAGAAELDAVVSRATDAGLDAYAARLTTPDVAELGFEAVRVLSPTAQPLFVGDPFFGDRAENVPPEMGYEPRLDRGFHPYP, encoded by the coding sequence ATGCAGATCGGTATCGCGGGGAGCGGACCGGCGGCCGAGTCGGTCCGGGCCGCGCTCGACGACGTGGACGCGACGGCGGCGGCGGTGCCGCCGGACGGACTCGACTCGTACTCCCTCGGCGTCGTGATCGCCCCGGCCGGCGCACCGGCCTTCGAGGCGGCGGACGCGGCCGCCACGCGCTGGCTCGCCGTCGAAATCGGCGGTCTCGGCGGCGTCGCCATCCCCGACCTCGACGCGACGGTGACGGTCTTCGCCGACGGCGTCGGCTACCGCGACCTCCGGGAGCGCGTCGCTGCCGCGGAGGTCGAGGGGAGCGGCGACCCGACGGGGAGTCGAAGCGCCGTCCGCCTCGCCGGCGCCGTCGCGGGCCACCGCCTCGTCTCGCTGCTCTCCGGCGCGGACCTCGCCGGAACCGTCGTGGAGGTGCCCGGCGGCGAGCGGCGGGTGTTCGCGGTCCCACGTGCCGAAAATCGGGACCGTGGCCTCCGGCGGACCCACCGCGACGCCACCCTCGACGACGCCCTCGCTCGCGCCGAACGGGCCGTCGACGACCGGGTCGGCCTCCTGACGCAGGTGGGAGAACGCGAGTCGTTCCCGGCGCCGTACTACTTGGCGTCCACGTCCGACACGAGCGTCTTCAGCGACGCCCGGGCCGCCGCCCTCACGGCGGGCGTCGACGACGACTGGGACCGCGCGTTCGTGAAGGCGCTCGGCGAGGGGCTGGAACGCTACTGCGCCGGCGTCTACCGCGAGGCCGAGTTCGCGGACGCCCCGCCCGCGGCCACGACGGTCGAGGGACGGGAGGCAATCTCCCCGACGACGTTCGTCCGCCCCGACGACCGGGACGCGGGAGCCGATCCGATCCCGTGGGTGCCCGGCGAGGATCTGGCGACCGGCGACGCCGTGGCCCTCCCCGCGGAGTTCGTCCACTACCCGCCGCCCGCGGAGCGATACCGGCCACCGATCACGACGGGGCTGGGGCTGGGCAGTTCGGGCGTCGAAGCCATCCTCTCGGGCCTGTACGAGGTGATCGAACGCGACGCGACGATGCTCGCCTGGTACTCGACGTACGAACCGCTCGGGCTGGCGGTGGACGACGAGGGGTTCTCGGCGCTGGTCGACCGCGCCCGCGCCGAACGGCTGTCGGTGACGCCGCTACTCGTCACCGCGGACGTGGACGTCCCGGTCGTCGCCGTCGCCGTCCACCGCGAGGGGGAGTGGCCCCGGTTCGCCGTCGGATCGGGGGCGGACCTCGACGCCGCGGCCGCGGCCCGGTCGGCGCTCGCGGAGGCGCTCCAGAACTGGATGGAACTGCGGGCGATGGGGCCGGAGGAGGCGAACGGCGAGGAAGGCGCCATCGGCCACTACGCCGACCTCCCGGCCGCGGCCGAGGCGTTCCTCGGCGTCGACGGCGAGGTGCCGGCGTCGACCGTCGGCCCCGATCCGGTCCCGGCGGGCGCGGCCGAACTCGACGCGGTCGTCTCGCGGGCGACCGACGCCGGCCTCGACGCCTACGCCGCCCGCCTCACGACGCCGGACGTGGCCGAGTTGGGGTTCGAGGCGGTTCGCGTGCTCTCCCCGACCGCACAGCCGCTGTTCGTCGGCGATCCCTTCTTCGGCGACCGCGCCGAGAACGTCCCCCCGGAGATGGGCTACGAACCCCGTCTCGACCGGGGGTTCCACCCCTATCCGTAG
- a CDS encoding DUF7282 domain-containing protein, producing the protein MRPLVPLFAFAVVVSAVAAGIGAADAGGSSSTVDADHPRRVAIVDVGPVDDSNRSGVRPVEAGSTLLVRGTTNRRPDDNAIDVSVIDGPDADRFGFDVVESWGYDGVWIARLPVPANATPGTYLLEVRVDGDSDVQPFEVVERRSATLGAASLSDAVRTVAVENVSLPDGGYVEVRDGDALAGRSAHLAPGRHALVVVPVEGVDAGSDLRAVAVRGTAETVGDTYRRNGMPVTVPVPLPPVGPTPTASPTPTASPTPISITPSSTATVTPPPTTGAGPGLGVVTALAAVGVLGARGVGRS; encoded by the coding sequence ATGCGTCCGCTCGTCCCACTTTTCGCGTTCGCCGTCGTGGTGTCGGCGGTCGCCGCCGGAATCGGCGCCGCGGACGCTGGCGGGTCGTCCTCGACCGTCGACGCCGACCACCCCCGACGCGTCGCCATCGTCGACGTGGGCCCCGTCGACGACTCGAATCGCTCCGGCGTCCGCCCCGTCGAGGCCGGATCGACGCTTCTGGTTCGTGGCACCACCAACCGCCGCCCCGACGACAACGCCATCGACGTGTCGGTGATCGACGGTCCCGACGCCGACCGCTTCGGGTTCGACGTCGTCGAGTCCTGGGGGTACGACGGCGTCTGGATCGCCCGGCTCCCCGTTCCGGCGAACGCGACGCCGGGCACGTACCTCCTCGAAGTCCGCGTCGACGGCGACTCGGACGTACAGCCCTTCGAGGTGGTCGAGCGCCGGTCGGCGACCCTGGGGGCTGCCTCGCTGAGCGACGCCGTGCGCACCGTCGCCGTCGAGAACGTCTCCCTCCCCGACGGCGGCTACGTCGAGGTCCGTGACGGCGACGCCCTCGCCGGGCGGTCGGCTCACCTTGCCCCCGGGAGACACGCCCTCGTCGTCGTTCCCGTCGAGGGCGTCGACGCCGGGAGCGACCTCCGAGCCGTCGCCGTCCGCGGGACGGCCGAGACCGTCGGTGATACGTACCGGCGGAACGGGATGCCGGTCACCGTACCGGTACCGTTGCCGCCGGTCGGACCGACGCCGACGGCGAGTCCGACGCCGACGGCGAGTCCGACGCCGATTTCGATTACCCCGTCGTCGACCGCGACCGTGACGCCTCCCCCCACGACCGGAGCCGGCCCCGGACTCGGCGTCGTCACCGCTCTCGCCGCCGTCGGGGTCCTCGGAGCCCGCGGCGTCGGCCGATCCTGA
- a CDS encoding DUF4013 domain-containing protein, which produces MAIDLERVVTYPTNSDDWLKTVLIGGALTLFSFLIVPAFLVYGYVLRVLRDGIEGQENPPVFDDWGTLLKEGVVAFVIVFVYQLIPLLVFLLTVGGSLAAIASGSEVGAGVGIAGLLGGLALSTLLALAFGYVTLIGLTNYAHVGTLGAAFDLDVIGSVATDRTYAIPWLYGVGVLLAAAVVASVLGIVPFVGAIAGVFVTFYGQVAAAWVWGTGFGDAIGGGDDADVDPAVA; this is translated from the coding sequence ATGGCGATAGATCTAGAGCGGGTCGTAACCTACCCGACCAACTCCGACGACTGGCTCAAGACGGTCCTCATCGGCGGGGCGTTGACCCTGTTTTCGTTCCTCATCGTCCCGGCGTTTCTGGTGTACGGCTACGTCCTTCGCGTCCTGCGTGACGGGATCGAGGGGCAGGAGAATCCTCCCGTCTTCGACGACTGGGGGACGCTCCTGAAGGAGGGCGTGGTCGCGTTCGTCATCGTCTTCGTCTACCAGTTGATCCCCTTGCTCGTCTTTCTCTTGACCGTCGGCGGCTCGCTCGCGGCTATCGCGTCGGGGTCGGAGGTGGGCGCGGGCGTCGGCATCGCCGGCCTGCTCGGCGGGCTGGCGCTCTCGACGCTGCTCGCGCTGGCGTTCGGATACGTCACCCTGATCGGCCTCACCAACTACGCCCACGTCGGCACGCTCGGCGCGGCGTTCGACCTCGACGTGATCGGCTCGGTCGCGACGGACCGGACGTACGCCATCCCGTGGCTCTACGGGGTCGGGGTGTTGCTCGCCGCCGCCGTCGTCGCGAGCGTCCTCGGCATCGTCCCCTTCGTCGGCGCCATCGCCGGCGTGTTCGTCACCTTCTACGGCCAGGTCGCGGCGGCGTGGGTCTGGGGCACGGGCTTCGGCGACGCCATCGGGGGCGGCGACGACGCCGACGTCGATCCGGCGGTCGCCTGA
- a CDS encoding CBS domain-containing protein: MTDTLVSDAMTTPMLTLDADTPVDEAARGMLEAGIKSVVVVGEACRPEGIFTSTDAVRVAADATPADEATVGAYMTTDVETVRPDDPLTVAARQMVDADISHAPVTDADGNGVGILTTTDLAEALSAADAPIQG, from the coding sequence ATGACAGACACGCTGGTCAGCGACGCCATGACCACGCCGATGCTCACGCTCGATGCGGACACGCCGGTCGACGAGGCCGCACGGGGGATGCTGGAGGCCGGAATCAAATCCGTCGTCGTCGTCGGCGAGGCCTGTCGTCCCGAGGGCATCTTCACGTCGACGGACGCCGTCCGCGTGGCGGCGGACGCCACCCCGGCCGACGAGGCGACCGTCGGCGCGTACATGACGACCGACGTGGAGACGGTGCGACCGGACGACCCCCTCACCGTCGCCGCCCGGCAGATGGTCGACGCCGACATCAGCCACGCCCCCGTGACCGACGCCGACGGCAACGGGGTGGGCATCCTGACGACGACGGATCTGGCCGAGGCGCTGTCGGCGGCCGACGCCCCCATCCAGGGGTAG